The following proteins are co-located in the Anas platyrhynchos isolate ZD024472 breed Pekin duck chromosome 1, IASCAAS_PekinDuck_T2T, whole genome shotgun sequence genome:
- the XRRA1 gene encoding X-ray radiation resistance-associated protein 1 isoform X5 has translation MAGAARRLRGERGKRAGDAGLAGNTAVELATTGLYKMGDGSNYATNCFPARNILHSSKEGAGRWLLAPIATPRAWAEPGTTRETAQQRRKPPRSAPVEENNEDNVLDEPFLMKHHCLKNPSDLCSVNISSQNLVSAKEDDFEKFDCVAFINAAENLLTLEPFRKFPGLRELELSLNGLRNLKITAGDFLHLEDLDLSYNNLSSEDIWTLGDLSQLKTLRLTANGLRTLPPDLAGSWHAAQLRFPALEVLVLDDNHLSDPSVFVSLSNLCSLRELNLDRNGISAVPYLRQAESRHFFLHPALDDGTFRAEWYRSLSSLRQQPQHQGTEVPEELEGKKRQLEYFVSRNNGDPARREVLLNSGFQGCPVLGVSRDGGPPASKTLPAPPVRRDVCAPFPELQRLSLAFNKIAAETALLPVAFFPRLKELTFHNNPLTTTRSGQPPLLTRLLQQRLGIKLVRHRSLAAGRWHFSIPLKASRKVSSRLPKVKKQPLEAPAETLKPLPAERGAGPPNLPQMLPPLGPTPTALSREGGSSKLGVLGHREHSSRPPSSALEDVEAFFMTQVEDVSGPRPRPVAEDRLEKRSEQGEEETPWAVPERYKGYEELLGGDTDPEFIEPVGIQKNVQALYYILNHPLVYRDAKPRLDSLQKPYVPRKKHGRMLGPPARKTKAEVLEGILMAMRNTSTVTSIPLASALQKRKSSPRTYREALRLVEELQEVLESGEEPAPGTARLSDEVPAIKALLAEAASKQKAEKLQLRGKKMAKKVPKKKAAAQPVLE, from the exons atggcGGGCGCGGCgcggaggctgaggggggagagggggaaaagggCGGGCGACGCTGGGCTTGCGGG GAATACTGCGGTCGAGCTGGCTACAACGGGACTCTATAAAATGGGTGACGGAAGCAATTATGCCACTAACTGCTTTCCTGCCAGAAACATTTTGCACAGCAGTAAAGAAG GGGCTGGGCGCTGGCTGCTGGCACCCATCGCCACCCCGCGGGCCTGGGCTGAGCCAGGAACCACCAGGGAGACAGCACAGCAGAGGAGAAAGCCCCCACGTTCTGCCcctgtggaagaaaataatgaagacaATGTCCTGGATGAGCCATTTCTG atgaaGCACCACTGTTTGAAGAACCCTTCTGACCTGTGTTCCGTGAACATAAGCAGCCAAAATCTGGTCTCT gctAAAGAAGATGATTTTGAGAAATTCGATTGTGTTGCTTTTATAAATGCTGCTGAAAACCTGCTGACATTAG AGCCATTTCGGAAGTTTCCGGGGCTGCGGGAGCTGGAACTTTCCTTGAATGGCCTAAGAAATCTGAAAATCACTGCTGGAGACTTCCTGCATTTAGAA GACCTGGATCTCTCCTATAACAACTTATCCTCTGAGGATATTTGGACGTTGGGGGATTTGTCCCAGCTCAAGACCCTTCGCTTGACGGCCAACGGGCTTCGGACGCTGCCTCCAGACCTGGCAGGCTCCTGGCA CGCTGCTCAGTTAAGGTTTCCAGCTCTAGAGGTCCTGGTGCTGGATGACAATCACCTGTCAGACCCGAGCGTCTTCGTGAGCCTCTCTAATCTCTGCAG cCTGAGGGAACTGAATCTGGACAGAAACGGGATTTCAGCGGTCCCCTACCTGCGCCAAGCAGAGAGCAGGCACTTCTTCCTCCACCCCGCGCTGGACGACGGCACTTTTAGGGCAGAGTGGTACCGGTCCCTGAGCAGCCTccggcagcagccccagcaccagggcACGGAGGTGCCAGAAGagctggaagggaagaaaaggcagCTTGAATATTTCGTGTCACGGAACAACGGGGATCCAGCCAGGAGGG aggTCCTGCTTAATTCTGGCTTTCAGGGATGCCCGGTGCTG GGTGTTTCCAGGGATGGGGGACCACCTGCCTCGAAGACTCTACCTGCTCCCCCAGTGCGCAGAGACGTTTGTGCTCCATTTCCAGAACTGCAGCGCCTCAGCCTGGCCTTCAACAAG ATTGCAGCCGAGACAGCCCTCTTACCCGTGGCTTTCTTCCcgaggctgaaggagctgacGTTCCACAACAACCCCCTCACCACCACCCGGAGCG GGCAGCCGCCTCTGCTGACCCGGCTCCTCCAGCAGAGGTTGGGGATTAAACTCGTTCGCCACAGGAGCCTGGCTGCGGGGCGCTGGCACTTCTCCATCCCTCTCAAAGCCAGCCGCAAG GTCTCGTCGCGTCTCCCCAAGGTCAAGAAGCAGCCGCTGGAAGCTCCTGCTGAAACCTTGAAGCCTCTGCCAGCCGAGAGAGGAGCTGGGCCTCCGAATTTGCCCCAAATGCTGCCTCCCCTCGGCCCCACACCTACAGCACTGAGCAGGGAGGGTGGCAGCAGcaagctgggggtgctggggcacaGGGAACACAGCTCCAGGCCTCCCAGCTCAGCCCTGGAGGACGTGGAAGCCTTTTTCATGACTCAG GTGGAGGACGTGTCCGGGCCCCGGCCACGACCCGTGGCAgaggacaggctggagaagaggagcgAGCAGGGCGAGGAAGAGACCCCCTGGGCTGTTCCAGAGCGCTACAAAGGCTACGAGGAGCTGCTCGGGGGGGACACCGACCCCGAATTTATTGAGCCAGTTG GGATCCAGAAGAACGTGCAGGCGCTCTACTACATCCTGAATCACCCCCTGGTTTACCGCGATGCCAAGCCACGCCTGGACAGCTTGCAGAAACCCTACGTGCCTCGAAAAAAG caCGGGAGGATGCTCGGCCCTCCCGCCCGCAAGACGAAAGCCGAGGTGCTGGAAGGGATCCTGATGGCCATGAGGAACACCTCGACCGTCACCAGCATCCCCTTGG CATCTGCTTTGCAGAAGAggaaatccagccccaggacgTACCGGGAGGCGCTGAGGCTGGTGGAGGAGCTCCAGGAGGTGTTGGAGAGCGGCGAGGAGCCAGCCCCGGGCACGGCCAGGCTCTCGGATGAGGTGCCAGCGATcaaagctctgctggcagaggcagcttccaagcagaaagctgaaaagtTGCAGCTGCgagggaaaaaaatggccaAGAAGGTGCCCAAAAAGAAGGCTGCGGCACAGCCAGTGCTTGAATAA
- the XRRA1 gene encoding X-ray radiation resistance-associated protein 1 isoform X1, whose amino-acid sequence MAGAARRLRGERGKRAGDAGLAGNTAVELATTGLYKMGDGSNYATNCFPARNILHSSKEGAGRWLLAPIATPRAWAEPGTTRETAQQRRKPPRSAPVEENNEDNVLDEPFLMKHHCLKNPSDLCSVNISSQNLVSAKEDDFEKFDCVAFINAAENLLTLEPFRKFPGLRELELSLNGLRNLKITAGDFLHLEDLDLSYNNLSSEDIWTLGDLSQLKTLRLTANGLRTLPPDLAGSWHAAQLRFPALEVLVLDDNHLSDPSVFVSLSNLCSLRELNLDRNGISAVPYLRQAESRHFFLHPALDDGTFRAEWYRSLSSLRQQPQHQGTEVPEELEGKKRQLEYFVSRNNGDPARREVLLNSGFQGCPVLGVSRDGGPPASKTLPAPPVRRDVCAPFPELQRLSLAFNKIAAETALLPVAFFPRLKELTFHNNPLTTTRSDPRFLLQQLSEGINPDEPLPPTGQPPLLTRLLQQRLGIKLVRHRSLAAGRWHFSIPLKASRKVSSRLPKVKKQPLEAPAETLKPLPAERGAGPPNLPQMLPPLGPTPTALSREGGSSKLGVLGHREHSSRPPSSALEDVEAFFMTQVEDVSGPRPRPVAEDRLEKRSEQGEEETPWAVPERYKGYEELLGGDTDPEFIEPVGIQKNVQALYYILNHPLVYRDAKPRLDSLQKPYVPRKKHGRMLGPPARKTKAEVLEGILMAMRNTSTVTSIPLASALQKRKSSPRTYREALRLVEELQEVLESGEEPAPGTARLSDEVPAIKALLAEAASKQKAEKLQLRGKKMAKKIGKSRAGKRFARGSQPANSSLKAPKTPEMLRWWHGKAVRSLSRSAAPVNKPRPARTTRNPLRAARRRMLLLSPPSDSSRKRQLALTTCFYSVSTSASVLQLRVHGAALHAREQDSLRSTPRKPRCRPRGVSHPRFTHASERPPGNS is encoded by the exons atggcGGGCGCGGCgcggaggctgaggggggagagggggaaaagggCGGGCGACGCTGGGCTTGCGGG GAATACTGCGGTCGAGCTGGCTACAACGGGACTCTATAAAATGGGTGACGGAAGCAATTATGCCACTAACTGCTTTCCTGCCAGAAACATTTTGCACAGCAGTAAAGAAG GGGCTGGGCGCTGGCTGCTGGCACCCATCGCCACCCCGCGGGCCTGGGCTGAGCCAGGAACCACCAGGGAGACAGCACAGCAGAGGAGAAAGCCCCCACGTTCTGCCcctgtggaagaaaataatgaagacaATGTCCTGGATGAGCCATTTCTG atgaaGCACCACTGTTTGAAGAACCCTTCTGACCTGTGTTCCGTGAACATAAGCAGCCAAAATCTGGTCTCT gctAAAGAAGATGATTTTGAGAAATTCGATTGTGTTGCTTTTATAAATGCTGCTGAAAACCTGCTGACATTAG AGCCATTTCGGAAGTTTCCGGGGCTGCGGGAGCTGGAACTTTCCTTGAATGGCCTAAGAAATCTGAAAATCACTGCTGGAGACTTCCTGCATTTAGAA GACCTGGATCTCTCCTATAACAACTTATCCTCTGAGGATATTTGGACGTTGGGGGATTTGTCCCAGCTCAAGACCCTTCGCTTGACGGCCAACGGGCTTCGGACGCTGCCTCCAGACCTGGCAGGCTCCTGGCA CGCTGCTCAGTTAAGGTTTCCAGCTCTAGAGGTCCTGGTGCTGGATGACAATCACCTGTCAGACCCGAGCGTCTTCGTGAGCCTCTCTAATCTCTGCAG cCTGAGGGAACTGAATCTGGACAGAAACGGGATTTCAGCGGTCCCCTACCTGCGCCAAGCAGAGAGCAGGCACTTCTTCCTCCACCCCGCGCTGGACGACGGCACTTTTAGGGCAGAGTGGTACCGGTCCCTGAGCAGCCTccggcagcagccccagcaccagggcACGGAGGTGCCAGAAGagctggaagggaagaaaaggcagCTTGAATATTTCGTGTCACGGAACAACGGGGATCCAGCCAGGAGGG aggTCCTGCTTAATTCTGGCTTTCAGGGATGCCCGGTGCTG GGTGTTTCCAGGGATGGGGGACCACCTGCCTCGAAGACTCTACCTGCTCCCCCAGTGCGCAGAGACGTTTGTGCTCCATTTCCAGAACTGCAGCGCCTCAGCCTGGCCTTCAACAAG ATTGCAGCCGAGACAGCCCTCTTACCCGTGGCTTTCTTCCcgaggctgaaggagctgacGTTCCACAACAACCCCCTCACCACCACCCGGAGCG ATCCGAggttcctcctccagcagctttcTGAGGGGATAAATCCTGATGAACCCCTGCCTCCAACAGGGCAGCCGCCTCTGCTGACCCGGCTCCTCCAGCAGAGGTTGGGGATTAAACTCGTTCGCCACAGGAGCCTGGCTGCGGGGCGCTGGCACTTCTCCATCCCTCTCAAAGCCAGCCGCAAG GTCTCGTCGCGTCTCCCCAAGGTCAAGAAGCAGCCGCTGGAAGCTCCTGCTGAAACCTTGAAGCCTCTGCCAGCCGAGAGAGGAGCTGGGCCTCCGAATTTGCCCCAAATGCTGCCTCCCCTCGGCCCCACACCTACAGCACTGAGCAGGGAGGGTGGCAGCAGcaagctgggggtgctggggcacaGGGAACACAGCTCCAGGCCTCCCAGCTCAGCCCTGGAGGACGTGGAAGCCTTTTTCATGACTCAG GTGGAGGACGTGTCCGGGCCCCGGCCACGACCCGTGGCAgaggacaggctggagaagaggagcgAGCAGGGCGAGGAAGAGACCCCCTGGGCTGTTCCAGAGCGCTACAAAGGCTACGAGGAGCTGCTCGGGGGGGACACCGACCCCGAATTTATTGAGCCAGTTG GGATCCAGAAGAACGTGCAGGCGCTCTACTACATCCTGAATCACCCCCTGGTTTACCGCGATGCCAAGCCACGCCTGGACAGCTTGCAGAAACCCTACGTGCCTCGAAAAAAG caCGGGAGGATGCTCGGCCCTCCCGCCCGCAAGACGAAAGCCGAGGTGCTGGAAGGGATCCTGATGGCCATGAGGAACACCTCGACCGTCACCAGCATCCCCTTGG CATCTGCTTTGCAGAAGAggaaatccagccccaggacgTACCGGGAGGCGCTGAGGCTGGTGGAGGAGCTCCAGGAGGTGTTGGAGAGCGGCGAGGAGCCAGCCCCGGGCACGGCCAGGCTCTCGGATGAGGTGCCAGCGATcaaagctctgctggcagaggcagcttccaagcagaaagctgaaaagtTGCAGCTGCgagggaaaaaaatggccaAGAAG ATTGGAAAATCGAGAGCGGGGAAAAGGTTCGCCCGAGGCTCTCAGCCAGCAAATTCCAGCTTAAAAGCACCCAAAACACCCGAAATGCTTCGATGGTGGCACGGGAAAGCTGTTCGCTCGCTGTCACGCTCTGCAGCTCCTGTAAATAAG CCTCGCCCAGCCAGGACCACCCGTAACCCGCTCAGAGCAGCCCGCaggaggatgctgctgctctccccacCCAGCGACTCGAGCAGAAAGAGGCAGCTCGCTCTCACAACCTGCTTTTATTCCGTTTCAACCTCCGCCTCCGTCCTGCAGCTTCGAGTCCACGGGGCTGCTTTGCACGCCCGCGAGCAGGATTCGCTCCGCTCCACGCCACGGAAGCCACGATGCCGCCCGCGTGGCGTTTCGCACCCACGTTTTACACATGCAAGTGAACGGCCTCCCGGTAACTCTTAA
- the XRRA1 gene encoding X-ray radiation resistance-associated protein 1 isoform X2 produces the protein MAGAARRLRGERGKRAGDAGLAGNTAVELATTGLYKMGDGSNYATNCFPARNILHSSKEGAGRWLLAPIATPRAWAEPGTTRETAQQRRKPPRSAPVEENNEDNVLDEPFLMKHHCLKNPSDLCSVNISSQNLVSAKEDDFEKFDCVAFINAAENLLTLEPFRKFPGLRELELSLNGLRNLKITAGDFLHLEDLDLSYNNLSSEDIWTLGDLSQLKTLRLTANGLRTLPPDLAGSWHAAQLRFPALEVLVLDDNHLSDPSVFVSLSNLCSLRELNLDRNGISAVPYLRQAESRHFFLHPALDDGTFRAEWYRSLSSLRQQPQHQGTEVPEELEGKKRQLEYFVSRNNGDPARREVLLNSGFQGCPVLGVSRDGGPPASKTLPAPPVRRDVCAPFPELQRLSLAFNKIAAETALLPVAFFPRLKELTFHNNPLTTTRSDPRFLLQQLSEGINPDEPLPPTGQPPLLTRLLQQRLGIKLVRHRSLAAGRWHFSIPLKASRKVSSRLPKVKKQPLEAPAETLKPLPAERGAGPPNLPQMLPPLGPTPTALSREGGSSKLGVLGHREHSSRPPSSALEDVEAFFMTQVEDVSGPRPRPVAEDRLEKRSEQGEEETPWAVPERYKGYEELLGGDTDPEFIEPVGIQKNVQALYYILNHPLVYRDAKPRLDSLQKPYVPRKKHGRMLGPPARKTKAEVLEGILMAMRNTSTVTSIPLASALQKRKSSPRTYREALRLVEELQEVLESGEEPAPGTARLSDEVPAIKALLAEAASKQKAEKLQLRGKKMAKKIGKSRAGKRFARGSQPANSSLKAPKTPEMLRWWHGKAVRSLSRSAAPVNKPRPARTTRNPLRAARRRMLLLSPPSDSSRKRQLALTTCFYSVSTSASVLQLRVHGAALHAREQDSLRSTPRKPRCRPRGVSHPRFTHASERPPV, from the exons atggcGGGCGCGGCgcggaggctgaggggggagagggggaaaagggCGGGCGACGCTGGGCTTGCGGG GAATACTGCGGTCGAGCTGGCTACAACGGGACTCTATAAAATGGGTGACGGAAGCAATTATGCCACTAACTGCTTTCCTGCCAGAAACATTTTGCACAGCAGTAAAGAAG GGGCTGGGCGCTGGCTGCTGGCACCCATCGCCACCCCGCGGGCCTGGGCTGAGCCAGGAACCACCAGGGAGACAGCACAGCAGAGGAGAAAGCCCCCACGTTCTGCCcctgtggaagaaaataatgaagacaATGTCCTGGATGAGCCATTTCTG atgaaGCACCACTGTTTGAAGAACCCTTCTGACCTGTGTTCCGTGAACATAAGCAGCCAAAATCTGGTCTCT gctAAAGAAGATGATTTTGAGAAATTCGATTGTGTTGCTTTTATAAATGCTGCTGAAAACCTGCTGACATTAG AGCCATTTCGGAAGTTTCCGGGGCTGCGGGAGCTGGAACTTTCCTTGAATGGCCTAAGAAATCTGAAAATCACTGCTGGAGACTTCCTGCATTTAGAA GACCTGGATCTCTCCTATAACAACTTATCCTCTGAGGATATTTGGACGTTGGGGGATTTGTCCCAGCTCAAGACCCTTCGCTTGACGGCCAACGGGCTTCGGACGCTGCCTCCAGACCTGGCAGGCTCCTGGCA CGCTGCTCAGTTAAGGTTTCCAGCTCTAGAGGTCCTGGTGCTGGATGACAATCACCTGTCAGACCCGAGCGTCTTCGTGAGCCTCTCTAATCTCTGCAG cCTGAGGGAACTGAATCTGGACAGAAACGGGATTTCAGCGGTCCCCTACCTGCGCCAAGCAGAGAGCAGGCACTTCTTCCTCCACCCCGCGCTGGACGACGGCACTTTTAGGGCAGAGTGGTACCGGTCCCTGAGCAGCCTccggcagcagccccagcaccagggcACGGAGGTGCCAGAAGagctggaagggaagaaaaggcagCTTGAATATTTCGTGTCACGGAACAACGGGGATCCAGCCAGGAGGG aggTCCTGCTTAATTCTGGCTTTCAGGGATGCCCGGTGCTG GGTGTTTCCAGGGATGGGGGACCACCTGCCTCGAAGACTCTACCTGCTCCCCCAGTGCGCAGAGACGTTTGTGCTCCATTTCCAGAACTGCAGCGCCTCAGCCTGGCCTTCAACAAG ATTGCAGCCGAGACAGCCCTCTTACCCGTGGCTTTCTTCCcgaggctgaaggagctgacGTTCCACAACAACCCCCTCACCACCACCCGGAGCG ATCCGAggttcctcctccagcagctttcTGAGGGGATAAATCCTGATGAACCCCTGCCTCCAACAGGGCAGCCGCCTCTGCTGACCCGGCTCCTCCAGCAGAGGTTGGGGATTAAACTCGTTCGCCACAGGAGCCTGGCTGCGGGGCGCTGGCACTTCTCCATCCCTCTCAAAGCCAGCCGCAAG GTCTCGTCGCGTCTCCCCAAGGTCAAGAAGCAGCCGCTGGAAGCTCCTGCTGAAACCTTGAAGCCTCTGCCAGCCGAGAGAGGAGCTGGGCCTCCGAATTTGCCCCAAATGCTGCCTCCCCTCGGCCCCACACCTACAGCACTGAGCAGGGAGGGTGGCAGCAGcaagctgggggtgctggggcacaGGGAACACAGCTCCAGGCCTCCCAGCTCAGCCCTGGAGGACGTGGAAGCCTTTTTCATGACTCAG GTGGAGGACGTGTCCGGGCCCCGGCCACGACCCGTGGCAgaggacaggctggagaagaggagcgAGCAGGGCGAGGAAGAGACCCCCTGGGCTGTTCCAGAGCGCTACAAAGGCTACGAGGAGCTGCTCGGGGGGGACACCGACCCCGAATTTATTGAGCCAGTTG GGATCCAGAAGAACGTGCAGGCGCTCTACTACATCCTGAATCACCCCCTGGTTTACCGCGATGCCAAGCCACGCCTGGACAGCTTGCAGAAACCCTACGTGCCTCGAAAAAAG caCGGGAGGATGCTCGGCCCTCCCGCCCGCAAGACGAAAGCCGAGGTGCTGGAAGGGATCCTGATGGCCATGAGGAACACCTCGACCGTCACCAGCATCCCCTTGG CATCTGCTTTGCAGAAGAggaaatccagccccaggacgTACCGGGAGGCGCTGAGGCTGGTGGAGGAGCTCCAGGAGGTGTTGGAGAGCGGCGAGGAGCCAGCCCCGGGCACGGCCAGGCTCTCGGATGAGGTGCCAGCGATcaaagctctgctggcagaggcagcttccaagcagaaagctgaaaagtTGCAGCTGCgagggaaaaaaatggccaAGAAG ATTGGAAAATCGAGAGCGGGGAAAAGGTTCGCCCGAGGCTCTCAGCCAGCAAATTCCAGCTTAAAAGCACCCAAAACACCCGAAATGCTTCGATGGTGGCACGGGAAAGCTGTTCGCTCGCTGTCACGCTCTGCAGCTCCTGTAAATAAG CCTCGCCCAGCCAGGACCACCCGTAACCCGCTCAGAGCAGCCCGCaggaggatgctgctgctctccccacCCAGCGACTCGAGCAGAAAGAGGCAGCTCGCTCTCACAACCTGCTTTTATTCCGTTTCAACCTCCGCCTCCGTCCTGCAGCTTCGAGTCCACGGGGCTGCTTTGCACGCCCGCGAGCAGGATTCGCTCCGCTCCACGCCACGGAAGCCACGATGCCGCCCGCGTGGCGTTTCGCACCCACGTTTTACACATGCAAGTGAACGGCCTCCCG tttga
- the XRRA1 gene encoding X-ray radiation resistance-associated protein 1 isoform X3, with translation MAGAARRLRGERGKRAGDAGLAGNTAVELATTGLYKMGDGSNYATNCFPARNILHSSKEGAGRWLLAPIATPRAWAEPGTTRETAQQRRKPPRSAPVEENNEDNVLDEPFLMKHHCLKNPSDLCSVNISSQNLVSAKEDDFEKFDCVAFINAAENLLTLEPFRKFPGLRELELSLNGLRNLKITAGDFLHLEDLDLSYNNLSSEDIWTLGDLSQLKTLRLTANGLRTLPPDLAGSWHAAQLRFPALEVLVLDDNHLSDPSVFVSLSNLCSLRELNLDRNGISAVPYLRQAESRHFFLHPALDDGTFRAEWYRSLSSLRQQPQHQGTEVPEELEGKKRQLEYFVSRNNGDPARREVLLNSGFQGCPVLGVSRDGGPPASKTLPAPPVRRDVCAPFPELQRLSLAFNKIAAETALLPVAFFPRLKELTFHNNPLTTTRSGQPPLLTRLLQQRLGIKLVRHRSLAAGRWHFSIPLKASRKVSSRLPKVKKQPLEAPAETLKPLPAERGAGPPNLPQMLPPLGPTPTALSREGGSSKLGVLGHREHSSRPPSSALEDVEAFFMTQVEDVSGPRPRPVAEDRLEKRSEQGEEETPWAVPERYKGYEELLGGDTDPEFIEPVGIQKNVQALYYILNHPLVYRDAKPRLDSLQKPYVPRKKHGRMLGPPARKTKAEVLEGILMAMRNTSTVTSIPLASALQKRKSSPRTYREALRLVEELQEVLESGEEPAPGTARLSDEVPAIKALLAEAASKQKAEKLQLRGKKMAKKIGKSRAGKRFARGSQPANSSLKAPKTPEMLRWWHGKAVRSLSRSAAPVNKPRPARTTRNPLRAARRRMLLLSPPSDSSRKRQLALTTCFYSVSTSASVLQLRVHGAALHAREQDSLRSTPRKPRCRPRGVSHPRFTHASERPPGNS, from the exons atggcGGGCGCGGCgcggaggctgaggggggagagggggaaaagggCGGGCGACGCTGGGCTTGCGGG GAATACTGCGGTCGAGCTGGCTACAACGGGACTCTATAAAATGGGTGACGGAAGCAATTATGCCACTAACTGCTTTCCTGCCAGAAACATTTTGCACAGCAGTAAAGAAG GGGCTGGGCGCTGGCTGCTGGCACCCATCGCCACCCCGCGGGCCTGGGCTGAGCCAGGAACCACCAGGGAGACAGCACAGCAGAGGAGAAAGCCCCCACGTTCTGCCcctgtggaagaaaataatgaagacaATGTCCTGGATGAGCCATTTCTG atgaaGCACCACTGTTTGAAGAACCCTTCTGACCTGTGTTCCGTGAACATAAGCAGCCAAAATCTGGTCTCT gctAAAGAAGATGATTTTGAGAAATTCGATTGTGTTGCTTTTATAAATGCTGCTGAAAACCTGCTGACATTAG AGCCATTTCGGAAGTTTCCGGGGCTGCGGGAGCTGGAACTTTCCTTGAATGGCCTAAGAAATCTGAAAATCACTGCTGGAGACTTCCTGCATTTAGAA GACCTGGATCTCTCCTATAACAACTTATCCTCTGAGGATATTTGGACGTTGGGGGATTTGTCCCAGCTCAAGACCCTTCGCTTGACGGCCAACGGGCTTCGGACGCTGCCTCCAGACCTGGCAGGCTCCTGGCA CGCTGCTCAGTTAAGGTTTCCAGCTCTAGAGGTCCTGGTGCTGGATGACAATCACCTGTCAGACCCGAGCGTCTTCGTGAGCCTCTCTAATCTCTGCAG cCTGAGGGAACTGAATCTGGACAGAAACGGGATTTCAGCGGTCCCCTACCTGCGCCAAGCAGAGAGCAGGCACTTCTTCCTCCACCCCGCGCTGGACGACGGCACTTTTAGGGCAGAGTGGTACCGGTCCCTGAGCAGCCTccggcagcagccccagcaccagggcACGGAGGTGCCAGAAGagctggaagggaagaaaaggcagCTTGAATATTTCGTGTCACGGAACAACGGGGATCCAGCCAGGAGGG aggTCCTGCTTAATTCTGGCTTTCAGGGATGCCCGGTGCTG GGTGTTTCCAGGGATGGGGGACCACCTGCCTCGAAGACTCTACCTGCTCCCCCAGTGCGCAGAGACGTTTGTGCTCCATTTCCAGAACTGCAGCGCCTCAGCCTGGCCTTCAACAAG ATTGCAGCCGAGACAGCCCTCTTACCCGTGGCTTTCTTCCcgaggctgaaggagctgacGTTCCACAACAACCCCCTCACCACCACCCGGAGCG GGCAGCCGCCTCTGCTGACCCGGCTCCTCCAGCAGAGGTTGGGGATTAAACTCGTTCGCCACAGGAGCCTGGCTGCGGGGCGCTGGCACTTCTCCATCCCTCTCAAAGCCAGCCGCAAG GTCTCGTCGCGTCTCCCCAAGGTCAAGAAGCAGCCGCTGGAAGCTCCTGCTGAAACCTTGAAGCCTCTGCCAGCCGAGAGAGGAGCTGGGCCTCCGAATTTGCCCCAAATGCTGCCTCCCCTCGGCCCCACACCTACAGCACTGAGCAGGGAGGGTGGCAGCAGcaagctgggggtgctggggcacaGGGAACACAGCTCCAGGCCTCCCAGCTCAGCCCTGGAGGACGTGGAAGCCTTTTTCATGACTCAG GTGGAGGACGTGTCCGGGCCCCGGCCACGACCCGTGGCAgaggacaggctggagaagaggagcgAGCAGGGCGAGGAAGAGACCCCCTGGGCTGTTCCAGAGCGCTACAAAGGCTACGAGGAGCTGCTCGGGGGGGACACCGACCCCGAATTTATTGAGCCAGTTG GGATCCAGAAGAACGTGCAGGCGCTCTACTACATCCTGAATCACCCCCTGGTTTACCGCGATGCCAAGCCACGCCTGGACAGCTTGCAGAAACCCTACGTGCCTCGAAAAAAG caCGGGAGGATGCTCGGCCCTCCCGCCCGCAAGACGAAAGCCGAGGTGCTGGAAGGGATCCTGATGGCCATGAGGAACACCTCGACCGTCACCAGCATCCCCTTGG CATCTGCTTTGCAGAAGAggaaatccagccccaggacgTACCGGGAGGCGCTGAGGCTGGTGGAGGAGCTCCAGGAGGTGTTGGAGAGCGGCGAGGAGCCAGCCCCGGGCACGGCCAGGCTCTCGGATGAGGTGCCAGCGATcaaagctctgctggcagaggcagcttccaagcagaaagctgaaaagtTGCAGCTGCgagggaaaaaaatggccaAGAAG ATTGGAAAATCGAGAGCGGGGAAAAGGTTCGCCCGAGGCTCTCAGCCAGCAAATTCCAGCTTAAAAGCACCCAAAACACCCGAAATGCTTCGATGGTGGCACGGGAAAGCTGTTCGCTCGCTGTCACGCTCTGCAGCTCCTGTAAATAAG CCTCGCCCAGCCAGGACCACCCGTAACCCGCTCAGAGCAGCCCGCaggaggatgctgctgctctccccacCCAGCGACTCGAGCAGAAAGAGGCAGCTCGCTCTCACAACCTGCTTTTATTCCGTTTCAACCTCCGCCTCCGTCCTGCAGCTTCGAGTCCACGGGGCTGCTTTGCACGCCCGCGAGCAGGATTCGCTCCGCTCCACGCCACGGAAGCCACGATGCCGCCCGCGTGGCGTTTCGCACCCACGTTTTACACATGCAAGTGAACGGCCTCCCGGTAACTCTTAA